A genomic segment from Gracilinanus agilis isolate LMUSP501 chromosome 1, AgileGrace, whole genome shotgun sequence encodes:
- the RNF38 gene encoding E3 ubiquitin-protein ligase RNF38: MRPWEMTSNRQPPSVRPNQHHFSGERCNTPARNRRSPPVRRQRGRRDRLSRHNSISQDENYHHLSYGQQQAIEEPRAFHPPNVSPRMLHPAAHPPQQNAVMVDIHEQLHQGTVPVSYTVTTVAPHGIPLCTGQHIPACNTQQVPGCSVVFSGQHLPVCSVPPPMLQACSVQHLPVPYAAFPPLISSDPFLLHPPHLSPHHPPHLPPPGQFVPFQTQQSRSPLQRIENEVELLGEHLPVGGFTYPASAHPPTLPPSAPLQFLTHDPLHQEVSFGVPYPPFMPRRLTGRSRYRSQQPIPPPPYHPSLLPYVLSMLPVPPAIGPAFSFELDVEDGEVENYEALLNLAERLGEAKPRGLTKADIEQLPSYRFNPNNHQSEQTLCVVCMCDFESRQLLRVLPCNHEFHAKCVDKWLKANRTCPICRADASEVHRDSE, translated from the exons ATGCGACCATGGGAGATGACATCAAATAGGCAGCCTCCTTCAGTTCGACCCAATCAGCATCACTTCTCAGGGGAACGATGCAACACACCTGCACGCAACAGAAGAAG TCCTCCTGTTAGGCgccagagaggaaggagggatcGTCTCTCTCGACATAATTCCATTAGTCAAGATGAAAACTATCACCATCTTTCATATGGACAGCAGCAAGCAATAGAGGAGCCCCGAGCCTTCCATCCTCCTAATGTATCCCCACGTATGTTGCATCCTGCTGCTCACCCACCGCAGCAGAATGCAGTGATGGTTGACATACATGAACAG CTTCATCAAGGCACAGTCCCAGTTTCTTATACTGTAACAACTGTTGCTCCCCATGGAATTCCACTTTGCACTGGCCAGCACATCCCTGCTTGTAATACACAGCAGGTTCCAGGATGCTCTGTGGTTTTCAGTGGACAGCACCTCCCTGTCTGTAGTGTGCCTCCTCCA ATGCTTCAGGCATGTTCAGTTCAGCACTTACCAGTACCATATGCTGCATTCCCACCTCTTATTTCTAGTGATCCATTTCTTTTACATCCACCTCACCTTTCTCCACATCATCCTCCTCATTTGCCACCACCTGGCCAGTTTGTCCCCTTCCAAACACAGCAATCACGATCG CCATTACAGAGGATAGAAAATGAAGTCGAACTCCTAGGAGAACACCTTCCTGTAGGAGGTTTTACTTATCCTGCCTCAGCCCATCCTCCAACATTACCTCCATCAGCCCCTCTCCAGTTCTTAACACATGATCCTTTGCACCAGGAGGTATCTTTTGGAGTA CCTTATCCTCCCTTTATGCCTCGAAGACTTACAGGACGTAGTAGATATCGATCTCAGCAACCAATACCACCTCCCCCTTATCATCCCAGCCTCCTACCATATGTACT ATCAATGCTTCCAGTGCCACCTGCAATAGGTCCAGCCTTCAGCTTTGAATTGGATGTAGAAGATGGAGAAGTAGAAAATTATGAG GCATTGCTAAATCTTGCAGAACGACTAGGGGAAGCTAAGCCACGTGGATTAACAAAAGCAGATATTGAACAGCTTCCATCTTACCGGTTCAATCCTAACAACCACCAGTCAGAGCAGACTTT gTGCGTAGTATGCATGTGTGATTTTGAGTCAAGGCAGCTACTTAGAGTCTTACCCTGTAACCATGAGTTCCATGCCAAGTGTGTTGACAAATGGCTTAAG